In the genome of Streptomyces fagopyri, the window CGGTGTGCGAGGAGCCTAGAAAGCCCGGCAGGCGGCTTTGAGGTGCACCGTGTCACGTCTGCGGTGCGTTGCCGTTCCACGGTGTCACCCCCGCGTCGTCGCATGTTTCACCTGAGTCATCCGGTGTTTCACCGTTGTTGTGCGTCGTGCGCGAGGAGCGCGATGTGTACGGAGGCCGCCTGTTCGAAGTCGTCGAGGTCCACGGCGAGGCGTGCCTCTATCGCCTCCAGCCGGCGGTAGAGCGCGGGCCTGCTGACGTGGTGGAGCCGCGCGGTACGGGACTTGTTGCGGCCCGTCGCGAGATACGTCCGCAGCACGGGCAGCAGCTCCGACTCCGCGTCGGCCCCGCACAGCAGGCCGTCCAGCTCCCGTTCGGCGAAGGACTGGACGTGCGGGTCGTCCCTGAGCAGCCGCACCAGACCGCGCAGATGGACGTCACGCAGCCGTACGAGCACCGGCTGGTCCTCCTGCCCGACGGGTGTGTCGGCGGCGGCCTCGGCGACGTGCAGGGCTTCCCGCAGGCCACCGGGGACGTCGTCCCAGGCGTGGCGCGCGGCGGCGGCCGCCACGGTCGCGGGGGCGCCCGTCTCGTGGCGCAGCCGGGCCGCGAAGTGCGCGGCCAGCGCCTCGGCGTCCTGGTCCCGGGCGAGGCTCAGCAGCACGGCGGTGGCCCCGTCGGCCAGTTCGGCGACGAGTCCGGACAGGCCGAGCAGCTTGAGCACACGGTCCAGTCGGGCCGGGTCGCCGTCCCGGACGGCGAGCGGCACGAAGGTGCGCCGGTTCACGGGCAGCCCGGCGGCGCGCGCCCGCGGGAGCAGCTGCCGTGCCGGTACGACCCCGCTCACGAGGTCGGTGAGCAGGCTCTGCGCGGACTCCTCCTCCCAGGTGTGCGCGGAGCCGGCGAGCATCCGGTGCAGGACCAGGGCCTCGGCGGCCCGGTCGGCGAGCAGCCGCCCGGTCACCGCGTCGCCGCGGTGACCGCAGAGCACGATGCGGCCCCAGCGCTCGCCCCGGCCGCCCAGTTCGGCGCGGATCCACCCGTCGCCCTCGCTGCCGCCCGCCTGCCGGGCGATGCGCTCCCAGTCGCGCAGCACGTCGTCCACCGCGGACCGCTCCCCCGCGGTGGCGAGGACCCGGTGGGCGAGGTTGGTGACGACGACGGGGCAGCCCGCGTGGCCCGCGATCTCGTCGAGCAACCGCTGCATGGGGGCGCCCGAGGTGATGAGGCCGGTGAGCGCGGTGCGTACGGACTCGGAGAGGCTCACGGCCGCGAACTTGCTGGAGACCAGCCGGCACTGCACCTCTTCCGTCAACTCGGCGAAGGGGAACGGGCGGTGCAGTACGACCATGGGCAGCCCGCACCGTTCGGCGGCCCGGCGCATCACGTCCGGCGGCGTGGGGAAGGCCCGGCCGAGCCCGAGGACGACGGCCGCGGCCTCCGCGCGGTGCAGCGAACGGATGTACTCGGCCTGCGCGTCCGGGTCGCCGGCCAGCAACACGCCCGTGGTGAGCACCATTTCGCCGCCGGTGAGCATCACGCCGACGTCGGCCGCCTCGGCGACGTGCACCCAGCGCACGGGCCGGTCGAGGTGGCCCGCGCCCGCCACCACCTCGGGCTCTCCGGCGAGCACCCGTTCCAGGGCGAGGACCTGGCGTACCGACAGGGCGGTGTCCGAGGCGGTGGTCATGGCGACGTTCCCTTGCTCAGGATCTCTTACCGGGTGCACCTCAGCGCGCGATCGAGGATCGCGGCGCCCTCCTCCGCCTCCGCGACGGTGAGGGACAGCGGCGGTGCGATGCGCAGCACGCTGGTGTCGTGACCGCCGCCCTTGCCGATCAGCAGGCCTTCCTCGCGGGCCGCCTCCAGCACGGCGGCGGCGCCCTCGGGATGTGCCTCGCCGGTGCCGGGCTTCACCAGTTCGACGCCGATCATCAGCCCGCGGCCGCGGACCTCCCGTACGCCGTCGACCTGTTCGGCGATCGCCCGCAGCCGCTCGATGAGCAGACCGCCGACGCGCCGTGCGTTGCCCTGGAGGTCGTGTTCGAGCAGGTAGGAGAGGTTCGCCAGCCCCGCCGCCATCGTGACCGGTGAGCCGCCGAAGGTCGAGATGGAGTTGGAGTCCAGGCAGTTCATGATCTCGGCGCGGGCGACGACCCCGCCGATGGACATGCCGTTGCCGATGCCCTTGGCGAAGGTCAGCATGTCCGGCGGTCCCGCGGCGTCGTGCGCCTGCCAGCCCCAGAAGTGCTCACCGGTGCGTCCCCAGCCGGTCTGGACCTCGTCGGAGATCCAGAGGATGCCGTGCTCGTCGAGGACCTCGCGGAAGGCCGCGTAGAGGCCGTCGGGCGGGATCGTGAACCCGCCCACCCCCTGGACGGGTTCGGCGATCAGGGCCGCGGGCGCGCGGACATGGCCGAGCAGGTCCCTGAGGTCCTCGACACAGGCCGCGATGAACCCCGCGTCGGACAGACCGGCGTAGGGGCCGCGGGTGCGGACACCACCGTGCACGTACAGCGTCTGCAGCGGCGAGAGCGAGGTCGGCGACCAGCCCTTGTTGCCGGTGATGCCGACCGCGCTGAACGAGCGGCCGTGGTAGCTGTTGCGCATCGCCAGGATCTGGTTGCTGCGCCGGTGGGCGGTGGCGAGCAGCAGGGCCGTGTCGTTCGCCTCGGTCCCGGAGGTGGTGAAGAAGACCCGGGCGTCCGGGATGCCGGACAACTGGGCGATGCGTTCGGCGAGTTCGACCATCGGCCGGTTGAGGTAGAGCGTGGAGGAGTGGATGATCCGCCCGGCCTGCTCGCTGACGGCCTTGGTCACCTCGGGCAGCGCGTGCGCGGTCATCGTCGTCAGGATGCCGCCGAAGAAGTCCAGGTACTTGTTGCCGTCGGCGTCCCAGACGTGGCGGCCCTCGCCGTGGGTGATCTCCAGCGGGTCCTGGTAGTAGAGGGCGAGCCAGTCGGGCAGGACCGCCTTGTGCCGTGCGTACAGGTCGCTCACGGCCGCACCAGCCCCTCGTACGCGTCGGGCCGGCGGTCGCGGTAGAACGCCCAC includes:
- a CDS encoding PucR family transcriptional regulator, with the protein product MTTASDTALSVRQVLALERVLAGEPEVVAGAGHLDRPVRWVHVAEAADVGVMLTGGEMVLTTGVLLAGDPDAQAEYIRSLHRAEAAAVVLGLGRAFPTPPDVMRRAAERCGLPMVVLHRPFPFAELTEEVQCRLVSSKFAAVSLSESVRTALTGLITSGAPMQRLLDEIAGHAGCPVVVTNLAHRVLATAGERSAVDDVLRDWERIARQAGGSEGDGWIRAELGGRGERWGRIVLCGHRGDAVTGRLLADRAAEALVLHRMLAGSAHTWEEESAQSLLTDLVSGVVPARQLLPRARAAGLPVNRRTFVPLAVRDGDPARLDRVLKLLGLSGLVAELADGATAVLLSLARDQDAEALAAHFAARLRHETGAPATVAAAAARHAWDDVPGGLREALHVAEAAADTPVGQEDQPVLVRLRDVHLRGLVRLLRDDPHVQSFAERELDGLLCGADAESELLPVLRTYLATGRNKSRTARLHHVSRPALYRRLEAIEARLAVDLDDFEQAASVHIALLAHDAQQR
- a CDS encoding aspartate aminotransferase family protein, whose protein sequence is MSDLYARHKAVLPDWLALYYQDPLEITHGEGRHVWDADGNKYLDFFGGILTTMTAHALPEVTKAVSEQAGRIIHSSTLYLNRPMVELAERIAQLSGIPDARVFFTTSGTEANDTALLLATAHRRSNQILAMRNSYHGRSFSAVGITGNKGWSPTSLSPLQTLYVHGGVRTRGPYAGLSDAGFIAACVEDLRDLLGHVRAPAALIAEPVQGVGGFTIPPDGLYAAFREVLDEHGILWISDEVQTGWGRTGEHFWGWQAHDAAGPPDMLTFAKGIGNGMSIGGVVARAEIMNCLDSNSISTFGGSPVTMAAGLANLSYLLEHDLQGNARRVGGLLIERLRAIAEQVDGVREVRGRGLMIGVELVKPGTGEAHPEGAAAVLEAAREEGLLIGKGGGHDTSVLRIAPPLSLTVAEAEEGAAILDRALRCTR